From a single Papaver somniferum cultivar HN1 unplaced genomic scaffold, ASM357369v1 unplaced-scaffold_19, whole genome shotgun sequence genomic region:
- the LOC113338607 gene encoding putative F-box protein At3g16210, which yields MVNILSRLPAESALACRQVCRAWRNLFTLDDKYFSDMHLRAQQQQTCNRLSFIFLDASYSIYNVDFDDKSRKKLTRINFPLPTEITQLVSSCNGLVCFGMPTEAIISSSEYLELPKFLIKDEGMKVHKILSGFGYVPSSNEYKVVRIIEYYDDNERLNSKLQVYTLGAGSVWRDKGKFDYRLIMELRNVFVNGALHWLDWTGKIVPFGLVEEFYVLFTWFINFRMVREVSSSSTGRLALSFSSKTGSRSRFMGYAFPLAVTKRGEVLIAAYNNKNVVVATFYDPKTATFEKIGNLKNTMIPGLNSVSHVHSFVSLKRLDHADVIDELL from the exons ATGGTAAACATACTTTCTCGACTACCAGCAGAGTCGGCATTAGCTTGCAGACAAGTTTGTAGAGCATGGAGAAATCTATTTACGttagatgataaatatttcagtGATATGCATCTACGAgcgcagcaacaacaaacatgtaATAGGTTGAGTTTTATTTTCCTCGATGCATCGTATTCTATTTATAATGTAGATTTCGATGACAAATCTCGCAAGAAActgacaaggatcaactttcccCTTCCGACTGAAATCACGCAATTGGTTAGTTCATGCAACGGTTTGGTTTGCTTCGGCATGCCTACAGAAGCCATAATTTCATCAAGCGAATATTTGGAACTTCCAAAGTTTCTCATTAAGGATGAAGGGATGAAAGTTCACAAAATATTATCCGGATTTGGCTATGTTCCTTCAAGTAAcgagtacaaggttgttagaaTCATAGagtattatgatgataatgagcGGTTGAATTCTAAGCTACAAGTATATACTCTTGGTGCTGGCAGTGTCTGGAGAGATAAAGGAAAATTCGATTACCGGCTTATAATGGAATTAAGGAATGTGTTTGTCAATGGAGCTCTTCACTGGCTGGATTGGACAGGGAAAATTGTGCCTTTCGGTTTGGTAGAGGAGTTCTACGTACTCTTTACCTGGTTTATCAACTTTCGAATGGTACGAGAAGTTTCATCTTCAAGTACTGGGAGACTCGCTCTGTCTTTTTCATCAAAGACGGGTTCTAGAAGCAGATTTATGGG GTATGCTTTTCCGTTGGCTGTCACTAAAAGGGGTGAAGTTCTAATTGCAGcttataataataaaaatgttGTTGTTGCCACTTTTTATGATCCAAAAACTGCAACCTTCGAAAAGATTGGGAATCTAAAGAATACAATGATCCCCGGTTTAAACTCAGTATCACACGTTCACAGCTTTGTTTCATTGAAG CGGCTGGATCATGCAGATGTCATTGATGAACTTCTCTGA
- the LOC113338340 gene encoding ABC transporter F family member 1-like, which yields MVSEASKKKAAQKKAAAAAKRGGKSVLAAASSKSTENSSNGSEKLANGVASLQISDRTCTGVLCSHPLSRDIRIESLSVTFHGHDLIVDSELELNYGRRYGLLGLNGCGKSTLLTAIGFRELPIPEHMDIFHLTREIEASDMSSLEAVINCDEERIKLEKEAEVLAAQDDGGGEQLERIYERLEALDASTAEKRAAEILFGLGFNKMMQAKKTRDFSGGWRMRIALARALFMNPTILLLDEPTNHLDLEACVWLEETLKNFDRILVVVSHSQDFLNGVCTNIIHMQNKKLKPYTGNFDQYVQTRAELEENQMKQYKWEQEQISNMKEYIARFGHGSAKLARQAQSKEKTLAKMERGGLTEKVARDRILVFRFTDVGKLPPPVLQFVEVTFGYTEDNLIYKSIDFGVDLDSRIALVGPNGAGKSTLLKLMTGDLVPLDGMVRRHNHLRIAQFHQHLAEKLDLELSALQYMLKEYPGNEEERMRAAIGRFGLTGKAQIMPMKNLSDGQRSRVIFAWLAWRQPHLLLLDEPTNHLDIETIDSLAEALNEWDGGLVLVSHDFRLINQVAEEIWVCENQTLTRWEGDILDFKEHLKSRSGVSD from the exons ATGGTTTCAGAAGCGAGTAAGAAGAAAGCAGCAcagaagaaagcagcagcagctgcaaagAGAGGAGGGAAATCAGTTTTGGCAGCAGCCTCATCGAAATCAACTGAGAATTCTTCAAATGGAAGTGAGAAATTGGCGAACGGTGTTGCTTCGTTGCAGATATCTGATAGAACTTGTACTGGTGTTCTTTGTTCTCATCCACTCTCTAGAGATATTCGT ATAGAGTCATTATCTGTTACTTTTCATGGGCATGATCTGATAGTGGATTCTGAATTGGAACTTAACTATGGCAG GCGGTATGGTTTGCTTGGGCTGAATGGTTGTGGTAAATCTACGCTGCTTACTGCGATAGGTTTCAGAGAGCTTCCGATTCCAGAGCATATGGATATTTTTCATCTGACCAGAGAGATTGAAGCTTCTGACATGTCTTCGCTGGAGGCGGTTATAAATTGTGATGAAGAGAGGATTAAATTGGAGAAAGAAGCTGAAGTTTTGGCAGCACAG GATGATGGGGGTGGAGAGCAGCTTGAACGTATATATGAGAGGCTGGAAGCATTGGATGCTTCGACTGCCGAGAAACGTGCGGCCGAAATCTTGTTTGGTCTTGGTTTTAACAAAATGATGCAAGCTAAGAAAACACGGGATTTCTCCGGAGGCTGGCGAATGAGGATAGCATTGGCACGAGCGTTGTTTATGAACCCAACAATCCTGTTGCTCGATGAACCAACAAACCATTTAG ATTTAGAAGCTTGTGTCTGGTTGGAGGAAACCCTGAAGAACTTTGACCGTATCCTTGTTGTAGTGTCTCACTCCCAAGACTTCTTGAATGGTGTATGCACAAATATCATACACATGCAGAACAAGAAGCTGAAACCCTACACTGGTAACTTTGACCAGTATGTTCAGACACGGGCAGAACTTGAAGAGAACCAGATGAAACAGTACAAGTGGGAGCAGGAACAGATTTCCAATATGAAGGAGTACATTGCAAGGTTTGGGCATGGATCTGCAAAACTTGCTCGTCAAGCACAAAGCAAAGAGAAGACACTGGCAAAGATGGAGAGGGGTGGACTTACAGAAAAGGTTGCCAGAGACAGGATTTTAGTCTTCCGGTTCACTGATGTGGGTAAGCTCCCTCCACCAGTCCTCCAATTTGTGGAAGTCACATTTGGTTATACAGAAGATAATCTTATCTACAAGAGCATCGACTTCGGAGTGGACTTGGACTCGAGGATAGCGCTTGTGGGTCCAAATGGTGCTGGGAAAAGTACGTTACTAAAGCTGATGACAGGGGATTTGGTTCCTCTTGATGGCATGGTTAGGCGTCACAACCACCTGAGGATTGCTCAGTTCCATCAGCACTTGGCTGAGAAACTTGATCTGGAGTTGTCTGCACTTCAATACATGCTGAAGGAATATCCTGGCAATGAGGAAGAAAGGATGAGGGCCGCTATAGGAAGGTTTGGGTTGACCGGCAAAGCACAAATAATGCCGATGAAGAACCTGTCTGATGGCCAGAGGAGCAGAGTCATttttgcatggttggcatggagGCAGCCTCATCTGCTGTTGCTGGACGAACCTACCAACCATCTTGACATCGAGACAATCGATTCTCTGGCGGAAGCGTTAAATGAATGGGATGGTGGGTTAGTTCTTGTCAGCCATGACTTTAGGCTTATCAACCAGGTAGCTGAAGAGATTTGGGTGTGTGAGAATCAGACCCTGACACGTTGGGAGGGTGATATTTTGGACTTCAAGGAACACCTCAAGAGCAGGTCTGGCGTATCTGATTAA